In Deinococcus betulae, the sequence GTGGACAACATCGTGGAAGACACCCGGCCCGGAGAGCTTAATATTCGCAGCGCCCGCTGGGTCATTCCGGGCAGTGACGGCAGTGTGCCTGGCCGAACGGTCAACCGCGTGCGCGTCTCTACCCTGGCGTACGACAACACCACGAACACGTTGATTCCGACGCGTCAGCGGCTTGACCCCGTGTTCTCTGCAGGGTCAACCATCCAGTTAACACAGGGCTTCGCAGATGAGGGAAGTTACCGGATTGACTATATCGTTCAGGATTTGGTCACGGGTGTAACGCGGTATTATCAGGGCGGTATCATTGTTGTGAAGCGCAACGCTTCGTAAGCCCGATCTGAATAGAGGCCGCCTCTTTAAGAGAGGTGGCCTCTACTGCTCATTTCTCTACGCCGTTAACTCCGCCCCAAGCCGCTCCTGAATCTGCGCCAGCACCGTTTCGGCATCCTGACCAGGGATAACCTCTGTCCAGTGGTCAGTAATAACGCCGTCCGGCGCCACCAGAAAGGTCTCACGGCGGGGGCGGCGCACATCCTCGCCGGGCCAGGGGTCGTCCAGTACGCCAAACAGACTGCTGACAACCTGCTTGCGGTCATCCAGCAGTGGATAATCCAGCTTGCAAACATCTCTGAAACGGGCCTGTTCCTGACGGGGGTCGCCGTTAATGCCCACGACATCCACTCCCTGGGCCTGAAACTGTGGGTACAGCGCCTGGTAGCGCCGCGCCTGCAACTGGCAGTGGGTGGTGGCGGTCTTCGGAAAGAAGAACAGCACGCGCCAGCGGCCCTGTGCCGGAGCATAGGCCAGGCCGGTGTCCTGCTCGGCGGTCAGGCGGGGCAGATAGTCTCCAACAGTCAGTGACATGGCCGCAGTGTAAAAGGGCCAAATGCTGCCTGGGCAAGGGTTGGCTCAACGCCTTTTAAGACGCGCAGGTCAGAGCTGCTGGCTCTGACAGAACGCTATGCTGACAGGCATGGGACTGTGGGTGTTTTTTGTCGTGATTCTTCTAAGCGCCACAGGCATTCTGGCGCTGGCGCTGGGGCCGCTTAAGACGGCCCCCAGCGCTCAAATGCTCCGGATGATTGCTGGCGTTCAATACGCACTGGCGGCGCTTCTCCTGGGTGCCCGCCTGACGGGCAACGCATGACGGCCACCGCCTCCACCGTGCAGGCGCTTGATCTGCTGTTTCTGGGTACTCCTGGCGTGATTGCGTCGTTTGTCTTTGACACCGGCGACGGCCTGGCCCTGGTGGACACCGGCCCTGCCAGCACCCTGCCGGCCCTGCGCGTGGCCCTTGAAGCCCTAGGTGCGCGGCTAGAGGACGTGCGGCACCTTCTGCTGACACATATTCACCTGGACCATGCGGGCGGTGCTGGTGAGGTGCTGGCCCAGGTGCCTCAGGCACGCGCCTATGTCCATGAACGTGGCGCCGGGCATCTGGCCCGTCCTGAGCGGCTACTGGCCAGTGCCAGCCAGATTTACGGTGACCAGATGGAACGTTTGTGGGGGGGCATGCGGCCCATTGCCCCGGCGCGCCTCACCGCCCTGAAAGGCGGCGAGAGGCTCCGCCTGGGCGAGTTAGAGGTGCAGGCCATCGCCACGCCTGGTCACGCCTCACACCATCTGGCCTACCACAGCGGGGACGAGCTCTTCGTAGGGGATACGGGCGGCATCCGCTTGACGGAAACGCAGACCCCCCGCGCCCCCACCCCGCCCCCAGACATTGACCTGGAGGCGTGGCGCACCAGTCTGGACATCCTGGAAGCGCTGGAGGCCACGCGCCTTCACCTCGCGCACTTTGGCACCTATGCCAAGACTCCAGACCACTGGGCGGGCCTGCGCCGCACCATGACCGCCGACGCCGAATGGGTGCGCGCCGGCCTGGCAGCGGGCCAGGACTTCGAGACCATCAACGCCGCTTTTACCGGCGAGTTGATGGCCGACCTGCGGGCCGAGGCTCCTGATCTGCCCGGCCGCTACGATTTTGCCTGCCCACCCTGGATGAGTGTGCAGGGCCTGATGCGGTACTGGCAGCGGCAGACCGTGCGTGGCGCGGCGGGAGGCTACTGATGCGG encodes:
- a CDS encoding peroxiredoxin, which produces MSLTVGDYLPRLTAEQDTGLAYAPAQGRWRVLFFFPKTATTHCQLQARRYQALYPQFQAQGVDVVGINGDPRQEQARFRDVCKLDYPLLDDRKQVVSSLFGVLDDPWPGEDVRRPRRETFLVAPDGVITDHWTEVIPGQDAETVLAQIQERLGAELTA
- a CDS encoding MBL fold metallo-hydrolase — its product is MTATASTVQALDLLFLGTPGVIASFVFDTGDGLALVDTGPASTLPALRVALEALGARLEDVRHLLLTHIHLDHAGGAGEVLAQVPQARAYVHERGAGHLARPERLLASASQIYGDQMERLWGGMRPIAPARLTALKGGERLRLGELEVQAIATPGHASHHLAYHSGDELFVGDTGGIRLTETQTPRAPTPPPDIDLEAWRTSLDILEALEATRLHLAHFGTYAKTPDHWAGLRRTMTADAEWVRAGLAAGQDFETINAAFTGELMADLRAEAPDLPGRYDFACPPWMSVQGLMRYWQRQTVRGAAGGY